The Candidatus Hinthialibacter antarcticus genome includes the window TGGAGTTGGCGAATGTCTTGTTGGGTGAGATGAACCAAATTCGTGAGTGGTATCTTTTTGTCCGCAAGCGTAATTCGTCCGCTGGGGTTGATCCAATTGAGATCAAGCGCCGCCGCCGCTGCTTCAACCAGGCCGCTGCCGCAGATGCCTTTTGCTTTGACGCTGCCGATGACGCTGCATCGCAACTGCCCGTCTTCGGCCGTTACTTGGCTAATCGCGCCCGTTGTTGCTCTCATGCCAAAATGAATGCGTCCGCCTTCAAACGCAGGGCCGACGGCGGTCGAGGTGCAGACGATTTTTTCCCGGTTGCCAACGATAATTTCACCGTTGGTGCCAAGGTCGATCAATGCGCAAGGGCGCTCGCTTTGATGAAGTCCCGTTGCCAGGATTCCCGCCAAAAGATCGCTGCCGACGAAACTACCCAATGCAGGCAAAAACGTAACCGTTGCATTTGGCATCTCATTCCATTGAAGATCATCGGGTGTAAATTGAACCGCGCTATTGTGCGGCGATTGAAACGGGGCTTGCGAAAGCGACGTAACATCAAATCCACAAAAGATATGGTGCATAACGGTGTTGCCGGACAGGATGACTTGCTGTAGTTCCTTCGGCGGGACGTTCGCATCCTGCAGGAGCGTTTGTGCGGCTGCCTGTATGCAATCGCGAATGCGGGTGGTCAGTGTTTGCGCGCCGCTGTCTTGCAGGACGTATTGAATTCGGCTGATGAGGTCGCCGCCGAATTCCGCTTGGGGGTTCAGGCATGAGTAAACGCTAACGACGCAGCCTTGGCGAAGGTCGATCAGCTGCGCGGCGATGGTGGTTGTGCCCAGGTCAACCGCGACGCCGTACCCCGGGCGCGGCGTGAATGTGAATGGTTGATCGTCGCTAAGGACAGCCATGTCCCATTGGGCGACTTCAATCACGAGATCGGTTTCAGCGCGGCATTGACAGGCGAGGCGCCATCCCTGGGCGAGTTCCTCATTGCTGGGGCGTTCGGTTTGTATCGGCGTGATATCTAGATTTCCGCTTAGGGTGCGAATGCGGCAGCCCCGGCATAAGCCTTTTCCGCCGCAGGGAAACTCGACGCCGGATGAGAACAGCGCTTGCTGTAATGGCGCACCGTAAGGGACGCTCAATACGCGGCCTTGCGGTTGGAGCGTAATTTGAACTGTTGAATCGGCGTGCATCAGGGCTTGTGAGATTGCGCGTATTGTGTAAGCGCTTCGACGTTTTCTATCGGCGTCCCACGCGGGACCTCGCAGCCTGCGCCGACGATGTAACGCGGCGCGCATTGCTTGTGACATTCGGCAATGGCGCTGGTCACGATTTCCGGCGTTCCATTTTTTAAAATATCAACGGGAGAAATGTTCCCCAACAACACTTGTTTCTTTCCCATTACGCTGCGGGCTTCGTCCATCGGGTTCATCGAATCCAAATCGACGATTTCGCATTCCAGCGAACCCATGCCTTCGTAGAGTTTGCGGGTCTTGCCGCAGATGTGCAGGCGTACTTTGGCGCCGAGCGAATGCAGTCCGTCGATCATGCGCTTTTGCGCGGGCAGTACGAATTGTTTGTAGAGCTTCGGCCCGACGAGCGAGGCCGCCGCGTCGCCGACGCCGATGATGTCGGCCCCGGCTTCGATTTGGGCGACGGCGAAAATGAGTTCCATTTCAATAACAAAATCAAACAGCGCATTGACGAATTCCGGGTCGTCATAAAAATCCATCATCAGCGCATTGATGCCACGCAGGTCAGACGCTTGGGCGCAAGGGCCTTCGACCCAGCCTTCAATGAGCAGTTCGCCGCCGACGCGTTGTTTAAATAATTCCACTGCTTTTACGCGGTCGTTCATGCGCCCTTCCGCATGTGGGTCAGGAAAATCCAAGTCATTGAGACGGGGTTTTTCTTGAAGTAAGGCGCGTTGTTCATTGAGCGCAGGCGGCTGGTCGTCGAAATATTCCACGTCGGCGCCGAGGTCGGCGGCTTCGCGCGCGGGGTCGGAGATGACGGAGACGTAATCAAACTCAAAACGCTCCGCTGTCGCGATTTGGGCTTCAACCAGGACGCGGTGATCGCTGGCGTATTCAGCATAGGTTTTGTTGATCTGGTCTACGGCGAACATCATGGTGATTGGCATCAGCGGCAATTGGTCGGTCTTTTTACCTGCGATCATTGCCAGTACGCGTTCACGTCCGTTCATGGTTGCGGCTCCTCCAGTTGGATAATAGATTCATTGTAACAAGGAGCGATGCGCTTTCCAGGCGGGGTGATGAGGAATTCGTTTTCGTTCCATTGTCCATCAACCAGTCGTTGCAATAGTGACAGGTCGCCTTGGAGCGTTTCAAATTGCCAGTCTTTTTCTTTCGCATCCTGCTGGGCTTGTTTTTGAAAACGGTCGTCTGGTTCAACGCCCATTTCAATAAACGCGCATTTCGCATAATGAGGCGTCAAATCGCCGATGGTATCTTTGAGATAGCGCGCATTGTCTTCACCGTATTTTTCGACCAGTTCTTCATAAGAGGCGCCCATGCCTTGCAGTGAGAGTTGGCTCCATTGCCCTTCGCTCTCGCCGCGTTCAATCCATCCAGATGTTTTGAAATAGGTTCCCGGGTTATTTTCAAAATATTGCTGGTAGCGTTCTTTGTTACCGAGAAACATGGTGATGCAGTCATGGGCGCGGGGAACGGTAATAGAAAGCGTGTTTGCTTGCAGGCCAACGATGCCGTTGTTGCAGAGGCCGTAAGCGAGCGCAATGGCGTCATAGAGGTTTTCGTCAACCCGGTCTATTGCCTGTTGCAGATTGCTGCTCATGCCCTCGGCGCCGATGTCGTGTAAGCGCTTGGGCAAAAACTCTACGTCGATTTGATTGATTGACCGCGACGCGACAGCGCAAACCTCGCGGAAAAAAATTTCGCAGGCAATCAGTTTGATCTTCATTCCAACGTATCGCAAACGGCGCGAATAAATTCCGGCGTGGTTCCGCAGCAACCGCCGATAAACGATGCGCCGACTTCAACCAAGGCGCCAATGCGCTGGGCGAATTCTTGCGGCGTTGTGGTATAGACGGCTTCACCGTTGACCAGTTTGGGTAGGCCAGCGTTGGCTTTGATCCAGATGGGTTTGTCGCAGGCTGATTTCATGCGGCGGCAAATATCAATAAAGCCTTCGATGCCTTGCCCGCAGTTAGAGCCGATGGCGTCAGCGCCCGACTTGCACATCAGTTCCGCTGCTTCTTCCGGCGTGGTTCCCATCATAGTGCGGTCTTTGTTTTTGCCTGTATCAAACACCATACAGGCGACCACGGGCAAGCCTGTTTGTTTGGCGGCAGCGACTGCGATGCGGGCTTCGTTGGGGTCGGACATGGTTTCAATGACAATGGCGTCGGCTCCGCCCGCGGCTAGCGCATTGGCTTGTTCTTCAAAGGAGGCGAGTAATTCTTCTTCGCTGGTTTGTCCCATCATCAATAATTTACCGGACGGGCCAATGGAAGCGAACACTTTGGCTTTGTCTTGCGCGGCGCGTTTTGATATGGCGGCGCCTTCGCGATTAATGTCGATTGCTTTGTCAGCAAGTTCATGATCGCTCAGACGCACCCGGCTGGCGCCAAAGGTATTGGTCAGGATGATATTGCTTCCCGCTTCAACGTAGGCGCGGGCGACTTCTTCAACTTTATCGGGGTGCGACAGGTTCCAGAGGTCGGGCGCTTCGCCAATGTTCAGGCCGCGCGCTTGCATTTGCGTCCCCCAGGCTCCATCAGTTACGACTGGACCCTTGGCGAGAAGCTGAGCGAAAAGTTCATTCATTTATTTTCCCCAGAGAAATTATTTTGCAACCAATTCACGGGCGCGAATAACGGCTGATCGCGCTGTGTCACCATAGCCGTCAGCGCCGACTTCATTTGCATAGTCTTGTGTGATAGGCGCACCGCCGATCATGACTTTGACCTTGTCGCGGACGCCGGCTTCGCGCAACGCTTCCAACGTATTTTTGATGGAAGGCATAGTGGTCGTTAAAAGCGTAGACAGGCAGATCAGGTCCGCATTTTTTTCGTTGATGGCTTGGATAAATGCTTCGGGCTTCACATCGACGCCCAGGTCGATCACTTCAAATCCGCCGCCTTCGAGCATGGATGCAACGAGGTTTTTGCCGATGTCGTGCAGGTCGCCTTTCACGGTGCCAATGGCGGCGCGTCCAATTGGTTCGGAGCCTTGCGCGGCCAATTGGGGACGAATTAATTCCATCGCCTCTTTCATGGCGCGGGCGGAAAGCAACATTTCGGGGATGAAATATTCTTCCTCTTCAAACAAATTGCCGACTTCATCCATCGCAGGCACTAAATATCCCGTGACGATTTCGAGCGGATCCATATTATCGGATAACGCTTGTTCCGTAATTGACTTTGAGGCTTTGGCGTCGCCTTCAACGATTGCCGTGTGGAGGGCGCTTAGATCAGGCATATTTGTTCTCCCCGCAAAGATGATCCATCAGGTGATGTGATGTAATACGCTATACGATTTATATAACAATGTCCAGAATGAATTTTACTATCAGCCGTTCCATTCCCGAAGCGCATCCAGCATCGCGACGACATTTTCCACTGGCGTTCGCGCTTGAATATTATGTACGGTGTTGAAAACAAAGCCGCCGCCCGGCGCAAAAATATCACAGCGCTCCAGCACTTCTTTGCGTACTTCTTCTGGCGTACCAAAGGGAAGCGTTTTTTGAGTATCGACTCCGCCGCCCCAAAAGACGATGCGGTCGCCGAAGCGTTGTTTGAGTTCTTTGGCGTCCATATTCGCTGCGGAACATTGGACGGGATTATAAATGTCGAAGCCGCATTCGATAAAATCATCTAGAAATTTGACGACGGCGCCGCAGGAATGTTTGAAGGTTTTCCATTGGGTGTTTTCATGGATCCAATTGTTGATCTCTTTATAGTAGGGCGCCCAGAGCGTTTGAAACGTCTTTCTCGAACAAAACGTCCCGCTTTGCGTTCCAAAATCGGTTCCACAAACAAAAACGACATCAATGTCGCCGCCAGTTGCTTTTGCAATTTTCTCCAGATTACCAAGTGCAATTTCACATTGCTTTTCATACATGGCGTGGATGTACTCAGACCGCGTTGCGATTGACATATACCACTCGCTAATATCTCGAATGCCCTTTGGATGTTTGAGAGAGGTCCCGGGGATATGGGCGATGTCGCCAAGAGCCGTGCCGCCAAGCGAGGCGCATACCGCCCGGCCTGATGCTCGCGCTTCCGCCGCGGACTGCTTGAGTTCTTGCAGCGCTGCGTCGGTGATCGGCTGGTATTCTTCTAAATTATCTTCGGGATTTAGATTGTCATCGTCAATCGGCTGCTGGCGGATAATTGCGTCAAAGAAATATCCGTCGTTGGGCATCTTGGCGGAAGGCGGCGCGGTAAGGTCGCCCTGTGGATACATATATATATTGTTATCGTCATCGGTGGTGGTGTTGAATTGTCCCGCGACAAGCACGACGAGGCCGTCCGGCATCCGCCATTCTTTCCAATCGCAGTTGGCAAAGCCGTATGCGGTTTTGGCGGGGCGCATTTGTTCGACGTCGACGCCCATCGCCTGCTTTAGGTCTTCGTCGATCCAGCCCAGCATCTGGCTGGGTTCGTAGACTTTCACGGGCTGTTTTTCGAGTCCGTAATAGTCGCGCAAGGCCGCGACGCAACTGACGTGGACGCCGCTGGTGTTTGTCCCGCCGAAATCAATGGGGAGTTTTTCCGGCTGCTGGTGGTTCAGGGCTGCGTTAATAACATCTCGGCTAGTGGACATATTGTATGAATCTTTCTTAAAAATGTGATGATTCCATATTAACAAACTTTTTATCCTTGTTTCTAGATTAGAGAAAGAAAGAGCATTGTTATATAGAATTTTAGTCTCTAACTCTATAAAAGTTTTCAAGGCGCCTTGCTTTCACCAGCAGGGCGCCTTTTTTTTATGAATGGGCAATGAATCAAACTTTAATACGAAATTGAGATGAATCCCTATTCAACGCTATCAGGATTGTCAACAATATTCTTAATGACTGATTGAAAAGAGGGCTCCTTCCATGCGAACGATTGCAGCGATTTTTTTCTGCGTAGGTTTCATTTCCATTTCATCAAGCCAATTATACGCAGAGTCACTCGACTTTCGGTTACGGCATTTTTCCCGGCATGTGTTTTCTACGCCTGCAGGAGAGCGCTATTGTCAAATTGAGCCGGACGGAACGACGATTATCCCGAATGGACGCTTGATTCGACCGATTGGAAAACAACTTCTGCTCGAGCCGCACCCGTATGGGTTGACGGTTTCAGCCGATGGTCAATTTGCCGTCACCGCCAATAGCGGCACTGAGCCGTTTTCGTTTTCTGTGATCCGCAATCCATTTTCAGATGAACCAGTCGTGCGTGACATTCCTGAAGGCGTGAAGACGGACGAGGGCGTTTTGAACGCCTGCTTTATGGGGCTCGCGACGGCCCCGCCTCCCAATACGCACATCCTCTATGCGTCGGGCGGTGATGACGGCACCGTCATGGTGTGGGACCTCAACGCGTATCAACGCATTAAGACCATTGATCTGAATGTTCCGTTCAATGGACGCGACTGGAAAGACGGTTATACCGGCGACCTGGTTTTATCGCCGGACGGCAAGCGCTTGTACGTTGTCGACCAGATGAACTTCCGCGTTGTGACCCTAGATACGGAGAGCGGTCAAATCATTGATGTCGTTGCGGTCGGGCGCTATCCGTTCGGTCTGGCGATGACGCCGGATGGAAAAAAGCTGTTTGTCGCGAACATCGGCCTGTTTGAATACAGCGCCGTCGAGGGATTTGATCCCAATCACTTTATTGATACAACGCTATCGTTTCCTGCGACAAAATACCTGTCGGATGAAATGAAAGAGGGAACGGTTGCCGAGGGCATTCAGGTTCCCGGCCTGGGCGAACCGAATGTTGATGAAGCGGTTTCGGTTTATGTTGTTGAACTTGATGATGCGGGGAAGGGAGCCGTGACCCAGCGCATTAAAACCGGCGTATTGGTGGGCGAAAAAGTTGAAGATATTCCCGCGTTGGGCGGCGCATCGCCGAACTCGGTTGTGACCGACGGGCGCTTTGTCTATGTCACCAACGGGACCAATGATTCCATCTCCGTCATTGATGCAGAAACGAATTCAATTGTTGATGAAATTAAGATCAATATGCCAGCGCCGTTTCATCTCTTGCGCGGCGTGATTCCATTTGGGCTCGCGTTGTCAGACGACGGATCGCGGTTATATGTCGCCGAGTCAGGCATCAACGCAGTTGGCGTCATCGACGCAAACGCTCGGCGGGTGCTGGGACATATCCCGGTGGGTTGGTTCCCCAGCAAGTTGAAACTCTCGCCGGACGGAAAACAACTCATCGTCGCTAACGCCAAGGGGTTTGGCGCCGGGCCGAACGGCGGGCCGGGCGTTGATCTGGAAGGCCGCTCCGGCATCGGTAACCTGATGCGAGGTACGGCGTCAATCTTCACCATCCCGCCGGAAAGCGAACTGGCGTATTACACGCAGCAGACCATTGATAACAATGTGCGCATTAGCTCTGAACGATGGGGCGAGGTTGGAGAGAACAATCCGGCGCCGCCCTATCCAGGCGCGTACCAATCGCCGATTGAGTACACGGTGTTTATCGTAAAAGAAAACCGCACCTACGATCAGGTGTTCGGTGAACTCGAAGGCGGGCGCGGCGAGTTGTCGCTGGTTGATTTTGGTTTAAATGAAACGGTGCGCTCTACGGCGCGTGAAGGCGATGTGGTTGAGGGCGTCAACGTCATGCCTAACCATCAGATTCTCGCGCGGCGCTTTTCAGCATCCGATAACTTTTATTGCGATTCAGACCATTCCGCCGACGGTCACCGCTGGTTGCAAGGCGTATATCCCGGCGTCTGGACCGAGACCGGGACGACCGCTTCTTACGGCGGGCGCCGAAAAGGCAAGATCATTTCTACGGCGCCGGGGCGCCGCGCAGTCACTGGGGCGTATGCGGGATTGATTCCAGAAGACTACATAGAAGTGGGTACTATCTGGGACCACTTTGACCGCTGGGGCGTTTCATTTTTTAACTTCGGGCTGGGGTTTGAATATCCTCAATCCAGCTATGGCGATGACCAGAAAAAAGACGTGAAATATACGGGGATTCAGATCGCCGTCAATTATCCATTGCCCGCGCCGTTGTTTGATCGGACCTCACGGCTGTATGCAACATACAATACCAATATTCCCGACCAGTTTCGCATGGATATGTTTGAAAAAGAGTTGAACGAACGCTGGTTGTCGGGCAACGAGCCGTTCCCGAAAATCATCACCATGTCACTACCCAACGATCATGGAGCGGGCGAACGCCCTGAGGCGGGGTATCCCTACCGGGAGTCGTATATGGCGGATAACGATCTGGCGTTGGGCCGCGTTGTGGAGTTGCTCAGCCACACGCCGTATTGGAAAAAGATGGCGATCTTTGTGACCGAAGACGACGCGCAAAACGGTCGCGACCATGTCGATCACCACCGCAGCATTTCGCTTGTGATTAGTCCTTATGCAAAACCCGGCTATGTGTCGCATGTTCACACATCATTGCCGTCGATATTAAAGACGATGAATTTGATTCATGGAATTCCCTATATCAACCAGTATGACGCCATGACGAGCGATTTATCGGACATGTTCCATGCCAAGGCGGATTTTTCGCCCTATAATGCAGTCCCGGTCGATAAACGCATTTTTGATCCGCAAAAAGCTCTTGATCCTTTCGATGAGAATTTCGATTGGGAATCTGTCTATGAATTTCCTGTAATGGACAGCCCCGAAGTCATGAAAAAATGGATGGAAGAAGACGCAGAACGCCGTATAGAGAGAGTGGATGAAAATTAAGAATTCAATCTTTATATTTGTATTATATTCGCT containing:
- a CDS encoding uroporphyrinogen decarboxylase family protein, translating into MNGRERVLAMIAGKKTDQLPLMPITMMFAVDQINKTYAEYASDHRVLVEAQIATAERFEFDYVSVISDPAREAADLGADVEYFDDQPPALNEQRALLQEKPRLNDLDFPDPHAEGRMNDRVKAVELFKQRVGGELLIEGWVEGPCAQASDLRGINALMMDFYDDPEFVNALFDFVIEMELIFAVAQIEAGADIIGVGDAAASLVGPKLYKQFVLPAQKRMIDGLHSLGAKVRLHICGKTRKLYEGMGSLECEIVDLDSMNPMDEARSVMGKKQVLLGNISPVDILKNGTPEIVTSAIAECHKQCAPRYIVGAGCEVPRGTPIENVEALTQYAQSHKP
- a CDS encoding ASKHA domain-containing protein, translated to MHADSTVQITLQPQGRVLSVPYGAPLQQALFSSGVEFPCGGKGLCRGCRIRTLSGNLDITPIQTERPSNEELAQGWRLACQCRAETDLVIEVAQWDMAVLSDDQPFTFTPRPGYGVAVDLGTTTIAAQLIDLRQGCVVSVYSCLNPQAEFGGDLISRIQYVLQDSGAQTLTTRIRDCIQAAAQTLLQDANVPPKELQQVILSGNTVMHHIFCGFDVTSLSQAPFQSPHNSAVQFTPDDLQWNEMPNATVTFLPALGSFVGSDLLAGILATGLHQSERPCALIDLGTNGEIIVGNREKIVCTSTAVGPAFEGGRIHFGMRATTGAISQVTAEDGQLRCSVIGSVKAKGICGSGLVEAAAAALDLNWINPSGRITLADKKIPLTNLVHLTQQDIRQLQLAKAAITAGFEILIEEWGATVDDLEHVYLAGAFGNYVNLHAAEKIGLLPLPAHCLTPVGNSSLRGTKCALCQPQENSRWYEPILQITKHLTLSEHPKFQDLYITAMTFPQ
- a CDS encoding uroporphyrinogen decarboxylase family protein produces the protein MSTSRDVINAALNHQQPEKLPIDFGGTNTSGVHVSCVAALRDYYGLEKQPVKVYEPSQMLGWIDEDLKQAMGVDVEQMRPAKTAYGFANCDWKEWRMPDGLVVLVAGQFNTTTDDDNNIYMYPQGDLTAPPSAKMPNDGYFFDAIIRQQPIDDDNLNPEDNLEEYQPITDAALQELKQSAAEARASGRAVCASLGGTALGDIAHIPGTSLKHPKGIRDISEWYMSIATRSEYIHAMYEKQCEIALGNLEKIAKATGGDIDVVFVCGTDFGTQSGTFCSRKTFQTLWAPYYKEINNWIHENTQWKTFKHSCGAVVKFLDDFIECGFDIYNPVQCSAANMDAKELKQRFGDRIVFWGGGVDTQKTLPFGTPEEVRKEVLERCDIFAPGGGFVFNTVHNIQARTPVENVVAMLDALREWNG
- a CDS encoding corrinoid protein; the protein is MPDLSALHTAIVEGDAKASKSITEQALSDNMDPLEIVTGYLVPAMDEVGNLFEEEEYFIPEMLLSARAMKEAMELIRPQLAAQGSEPIGRAAIGTVKGDLHDIGKNLVASMLEGGGFEVIDLGVDVKPEAFIQAINEKNADLICLSTLLTTTMPSIKNTLEALREAGVRDKVKVMIGGAPITQDYANEVGADGYGDTARSAVIRARELVAK
- a CDS encoding homocysteine S-methyltransferase family protein, whose translation is MNELFAQLLAKGPVVTDGAWGTQMQARGLNIGEAPDLWNLSHPDKVEEVARAYVEAGSNIILTNTFGASRVRLSDHELADKAIDINREGAAISKRAAQDKAKVFASIGPSGKLLMMGQTSEEELLASFEEQANALAAGGADAIVIETMSDPNEARIAVAAAKQTGLPVVACMVFDTGKNKDRTMMGTTPEEAAELMCKSGADAIGSNCGQGIEGFIDICRRMKSACDKPIWIKANAGLPKLVNGEAVYTTTPQEFAQRIGALVEVGASFIGGCCGTTPEFIRAVCDTLE
- a CDS encoding DUF1638 domain-containing protein; protein product: MKIKLIACEIFFREVCAVASRSINQIDVEFLPKRLHDIGAEGMSSNLQQAIDRVDENLYDAIALAYGLCNNGIVGLQANTLSITVPRAHDCITMFLGNKERYQQYFENNPGTYFKTSGWIERGESEGQWSQLSLQGMGASYEELVEKYGEDNARYLKDTIGDLTPHYAKCAFIEMGVEPDDRFQKQAQQDAKEKDWQFETLQGDLSLLQRLVDGQWNENEFLITPPGKRIAPCYNESIIQLEEPQP